The sequence gaggcaaaagccaaagccaaaagccaaaccaaacacaccctccaCTTCACCACTCTACTTGTAACTACTAATAAGCTGACAACCTCGGTAAAATTCCCGCGAAAGCGAAAGACCGAAACACCCTACTCTCTCCTACTCAAAGATGGGCCCCTCAAAATCTGTGCCTGGGTAAGGTTAGCGAAAAGTTATCTAGGGTAACGCCTCGGCCTTTCTTCTGACGGTGGGGGTGGGGGTTAGGGCCGGCCGCTGTCACAGGCCATAGCTGCCTCTTGGGGAGCCGCCGTTCAGGCTGAGCCTTGCCATGTCAGGCATCTGCCAGCTGACTGACGAAGCATCTGCTCCGAACGAGAACGAGCCCGGGTCGTAACAGGAGGCCGTGGCGCTTCTGCTCCGGCGGGCGGACATCCGCTTCAACCTTTCGGCTTCGTTCTTTAGGGCCTGCGTCTGACCTGCGGATTCCATTTCAAAAGCATTTCATGTAGTAGATGAGATCGAACCATATTTTCGGAACCATCATAGACTTCAGCTAAGATAATCACATGCATTTCATGCTCGTTGATAAACATTAGGAAGGAGGGCCGAATAGTTCATACTTAGTAGTATTGGTACATGCGATAATACAAAAAAAATATGTATATTAATTTTGTCCGAGAATGAATTACAAAAGGAACTACTTTGCATATGCTTAAGTTATATTTCAGATTATACTTAGATAAACAATCCAACAGAAATTCCTGGCAAGCTGTAGTTAAAGCTGTAATGTTAAAATTAAGAAAAACAGAAGTTAGCAAGTTATTGAGTATGGACTTCAAAACCCGAAAGGGGTTTACCGACCCTCCGCGGACTAAATTTGCAATgtttcgggggggggggggggggggggggggggtgttatTTTATCAAACAACGTTGGACTGCATTTAACATTTGAGCGTACAACTTGCACCAAATCTGAACCAGAAGCATGCCACTGAACCAAATAATCACAATAAAAAACCTTTGAACCCCACTTAGTAACGTCTGGTTTAGCAGCAGTACTGTTTCCCCCTTATGACTTCAAAATATAGAGTGCTGAGTGCATCATATTTGTTTCTAAGGCCATGTTATTGTCTAGCTGCATAAGCATAACTACAAACATTCAATGAACCACATGTTACTAATAAGGATTCCTAGTGTAAATTATACTCTAAAGTAGCACTAATGACTCAAAAAAAGAGCACTATGTTTCTCAGGCATACCATCCTTAATCAGTTTTGCACGCTGAAGACTAGAAATCTGTATCCTCAGCTGCTTGTTTTCCATAGATAGAGCATTATGAAGCTGGAAAAGTGATGACACTCTGACAGCCAAATCAGCACCAATGTTCTGAAAAGAATAAAATGACGTCATTCCCATCCCATAAAATAAGTACTATGAAACCCATGGGCCATGGCAGTAAAATAAAATATCAACATAATTACCTGAAGTGAGTCAACAGTTCTTTCAAGTTCAGCAATGTATTGAAGTTTCCGGACCCTAGATCTTTGGCCTGAACGCCTGCAGAAGTGTTGAATTGCTGAGTAGGCATCAATATTGAATCTCAAAGGACATGCCATGTTTTCTCTTGCCTTGTAGTGTTTCAACTAGAAAAGTTCAACATTCATCAAACGAAGACACAATGTTTTCAAGTCatccgattaatcgcgattagtcatcCAAGTCGGTTCGGGAAAATAGCGATTAATcgccaagtcgtccgactaatcgtgattaatcgCCCAAGTCGGTTAGCCAGAACGACCACCAAGTCGTCCGACTTGAAAACATTGCGAAGACGTACGACTACTTCCACTACATCGACACACTCTTCTTCTTTTATGTTGCATATCTAGTGGTAATGATCCATGATCATTTGCTCGCATGTTGTCCTGGTTGAACCTTGAACGTGATAGCTATGCTAGTGTGTTGCGTACACGTTTCTCTACACTATGAAAATttaggaatgcttgggtgtctaaGGGTCTTTCTCCAAATATTCAAAGCCTTATATAAAAGAGTGCTCTTGAATGCAGTTCTTGGTGCATGGCAGGGACCTCTAACCTCTAGGACCTACCCCTGAGTCCAAGGCCACATAACCTTAGTTTATAGTTGGGTTGGTTGTGTCCTATTTTCAATGGTGCGTGCCTTTGTAGTTAGCGTGGTTTGTGTGGCGTGGGTTTGGGTGGGGCTGTTCTCGCATCATTCTTGTATTCCTTTTCCTTAAAGAAATGGCACACAACTCTCCTGTAGTTTGAGGGAAAAAATCCCTCCATCCCAAATTATGCCGTTCTCGCTTTTTGAGATACATAGTAAAAGCTATGTATATAGACAAAAGTATATATCTAGATGCATAACAAAATCTATATGTACCTAGAGAAGCTACAACGGCTTATAGTTTGGAATTAAGGGACTAGTAAATATCTTTCCGGTATAATGATGTTTAGGCTCCCTTTTAATTGTACAGAGCCTATGTAATGTATGCATCTTGGAAAAAATAAGAATTCTAATTGACACATAACATAGACTTTGACTGTTGGACAATCTGGGGGAGTAGTATTATAAAACTCAAGGAAATTGTTGCTTTCACAATATTCAACCAATCAGGGTTTACGAACTAACTTTTCAACACACCACATACCCACATGGTTTGGACTACTTATGCTGCCAAGATCATATGACAATAAATTCTATCTGGCATTGCTACTGATGGTGACATAAGTTAGTGTCAGGCAACGACTATTGTACAGTTATATTTTAAATGCAAGCGTGCATGTGAGACTCATGGTCCGTTAGAATGTTAGATCGTGACCTAACCACATatcacatttaacacttaaacccatCCACCATCAGCTCGCGTAGATTTATAAAAGACCTCTAACAAACCATAGTTATATCTACGGTGGGATAATGATCTAACGGACCAAGAGGTTCATTACACACTTGCACCTAAGACCTGATTGCATAGTAGCTGTTGTCGTTAGTGTTACTCAATTAGAAGCGCCATCAGTTAATTTAATTTCTGCAAAGCAGTAGAGTGTCGTGTTCCATTTCTGTTGGCGAGAGCCAAAGTTCACATCTGCACTTGATAATTTATATCTTTCTAGCATTTTCACTAAAAAACTCCAGTTTAGTAAAAGCAGCAATGTACCGCTACTTTACCAGAGAATATTCGAAGGAAGTATTTTAGATATTTCACTCACAAATGTAAGTGTACCTTTTAAATGACTTGTCTTGATCAGGGTGGCCAAAAGCATCACAGGTATCAGCAGTTCCATTGGCCACATTACCATTCATACCGCTGGAGGCATCGATGCTCAAGTACTGCAAGGGGTTGCTGGGTACATTCTCAAGCACAGCATTTACCATGGAACTCTCTGAAGTTGTCAGCCTACTCTTCTGTCTTGGTGAATTCGGACCATAAACACAGCTAGCCTCGACCACAGAACCGCTTTCACCACCTTCGCCAGCATCCAACAAGTCATCAGCTTCACCACCAGAGATTTGATTGCCTTCCTCAATTCGACAAATTGGGCTTTCAAATGTTGACAGAGCATCCAAGATGGCATCAGAATCGCTACAGGCCCTTCTGAGAGGAGGAAGCTTGGGAGCTTTCCCGGAATCTGCAAGGAGATCATCGAGCCAGCACGGTGGCTCACTAAAGAACGTATCCCCAGATGGAAACCTGCAGCTCTGCGTGAACATGCTGTCATCCCTTCGAGTGATCTGAGGACCCAGGGGTGGGCAGCGGGGTGGGAGGTGTGGCGACCGAGACATGGCGAGAAAAAGCCCTCGTATCTTtgatggccttcctcttttggttcTGCTAAGTAACTAGAGCCAATCGAGCATCCCTTGCGTTGTTCCTTTCATATGGAAAAACAGCAGCTTTGGGTCAGATCCGAATGTAAAATAGCCTGCATTAGGGTTTGGGAAGGGTTTGGTGTGCTCGATTTCGCACAGCAGGAAGAGGAGTTGCTGGCATACCTGGTGGATGCTTGTTTCCAGCCAAAGGGCCGACGAAGACCTGGCGAAGGTCGACGCGGGTGCCCAGTCGGCGCCGCCAAAAGTGAGGGGTGTGAGTAGTGAGGGAGGAGAAAGGAAAGGGAGGCGTGATTCGGGTGAACGCAATCGTCGAGGACGCGGTTGATCAACGCAAATGGGCCTTGCGGCCTTGAAGCTGGCGGCGGAACGAAATGGGCCTTGCGTTGCAGTCCTGGGCTCCTGGCTCATGGGCAACGGCCTTGCGTTGCCAACCCCCGGACGGTCCCCGCTCACTTCCCGACCGCACGTATGCCCACGTCACCGTAGCACCGTTCCACCCCACCACAAAGCTGGATTCCACATCTGCCCTGCGGATCCAATTCTCCAATCACTCTCACTGCCATGCCGACCCCACAGCAAGAGCCAGCCACGGATTGACGGATGGGATACCTCCAAGTCGGAACGCGGCTTCCTTCCTCCGGCGGTCCGGCCCGAATCAACGCGTGGCGTCGGAGCTCCGTGGCGTCGTCGTCCTCTCCCCTCTCTTTCCCAACACCTCGCGTGTTGTCTAGCACTCTAGCTGCTTCTCTCGGTTCTCGCGACTCCCAAACGGCAAAacgccaaaaccctagccgcggcCATTCCGGAATTGGCCATGGAGGCGAGGGCGTCGCCGCGTCCGTCGGTCTCcatcggtggcggcggcggcttcgGAGCTGGGCGGGGTGACGACAGCGCCTTCTCGTTTCTCTCAAAGGGGTGGCGCGAGGTGCGGGATTCCGCCACCGCCGACCTGCGCCTCATGCGTGCGAGGGCTGATTCCCTCCGCACGCTCGCGGACCGCGAGCTCGAGCACATCCTCGCGTCCGCCTCCACTGCGCTGAcctccgcgccgccgccgccgctcgccgCGGGGGCGCCCATAGCCGAGCTCGAGTTCGTGCGCACACGGATCCAGCCCAAGATCTCCGAACTGCGGCGCCGGTACGTGTCGCAGGAGCGGGAGCTCGGCCGCAGGGTGCTCGAGGGGTGGGCGCCGCGCGGGGCGGGGAAACCCGCGCGCGCACGTGTTGACCTCTCTGGGATCACCGCCATCCGCAACGCCATCGTCTCTGAAGTGGATGGCGGGGAGCGCTGGAGGCGCGTGGTGTGGAACGGGGAGGCGGAAGAGGGGAAAGAATGGGAGGTGCTCAGGATGATACGGGACGGCATCAAAGAGTTCGAGCGCCGGAGCCAGACCAAGGAGATTTTTGAGGGATTGCGCAGTACCGGCGAGCTCGTCGAGAAATTCAAGTCCAGCCTGGTAATTTTGCACAGCCATCTCGCAGATTATTCTAATTAATTGACCAATGTTGCTGCCCTGCTTTGATTTGGTGGATTGCCTTGGGAATTTTGTAGAATTTGTTTTTAGGAATCAATTCAATGTCTCCTATGCGATTAGGCTCTAAAGAATTAATATGAACCAAGTGGACTAATGGAGTAATGATCATATGCTATCGTGATAACCTCTGGCATTAGTTACTTCAGTTCTCTTCTCTACTATAATAATTCACCAGTTTCAACGATCGTTCTGCATAAGTCTATTCCCCCTTACCAGTGGGCGATTATCCTGATAGATAGACCGTGAAAACCACCCAAACCTCTATTAGTGGGCCATTACCCTATAGATGGACCGTGAGAACCACCTGTTGAGCACCAAAATTGAtcgtgcggacggtccgaccctgaggccggacggtccgccatagCGGCGCGGACTGTGCGtgcgtgcgcagaatcagttagggttctaGATTTCTTGCAGGATTTGTTAGCAAAACCTGTGGGGTTAACTTGAGAACTGACTTGTAACAGgttcagacctccccctttatatagataaaGGGGTACAGTCGATTGAGACCCcccacaatcgatccaatcaaacCTATTATTCATATTTACCTTATTTGCAATGTTCTTTCCATTCCTTAGGAATAAGAGTAATCTAGCCTTAGTGTAGCCCTAGTATTAGTCTTCCTTGACCTATTACTTGACCTCTCTTCGGCCCGCACGGTcaattttggtgctcaacaccaCCTAAGCCAAACACAACAGGAAGCCGCATGTAGCGCAACGCTCCCTCATAGTACCACCCCGCTAGGTAAAGATGAACGAGCGAGCTATAAAAAAGGGGTCGGGCTACTTTTCAATTCATACCTTTCTAGGCCTTTTGGCTAAGATAAAGTGTACTATTTCTTCTTGTGTACCGTCCAACGCACTGGTATTGTAGTAGTGTATCAAGAAACTGCAGAGCACCTCCTGAATGTAGGCATAATTAATGACTACGTTGAAAACATGGATAAACGTTATCAGGACTATTTATGACTTGTGAGATGATAAATGCTAGTAAAATTTAAAGAAGTAAATATATTTAACCCCGAGCGTAAATGCTTGACCTTTACTAGGATTATTCAGTTTCATTTGTATTCTGTAGTCCCTGTTTTGTTGGAAGAGGAGTGCTGATCAGATTTAAGTTGCGGTGCTTAAAATTTCTATTAACCTTGTGACAAATCTCTGCTCAACTGACTAGCTTGTTATAGAGCAAACCTTAAATGAATTATTGTGTCCAATATTTATACTCAACTGCTAAAACTGGTTTATATTGTGTTATGTGGGCCTCATAGTTACTCATTTTTTATGCAGAAATCATTCAACATGGAGTCTCAAGGATCCAAGGTAAGCCCACAAAACTACTCTAATTATTATTATATGGTTAACTGATGCAAAGTTATATAATTTGATTTTGTCAGACATAGTTGTGAATTTTGTGCTCTGAGCATTAATCACATACTACTTTGAAGCACTCTAATTATGATTTTATGTTTAACTGAATTTTGTGTTCTGGGCATTAACATGCAAAAATGTAGCGGTAAGGTTTGCCTCGGTTAGACCCCAATACCCCACTCATGTGGCAGCCACCAGCAGTGGGTCTACCTTTTTTTTGTTTTATTGGTGGAGGTGATTTCTAAAAACTGCATGGGCACCGATACTTTCCTTTTACGCGATATTATCTATGTGTTGGATCTTGAAGACATATACTTTATTTTGTGTTGGATATGAACACTGAACTGTGAAActtttcaaaagaaaggagcaaccaTTTGTCTAGATATTTGATCTTGATGCTACCTGATAATGCAAACGCAAAGATATTTCATTGCGAAGTATATATTATTGGTAACCTAACCTTAGTGTTTGATGCAGGAAATCCAACCACTGGATCTACCTGAAATACTGGCAAATCTTGTAAGGCAGTCTGAACCATTTTTGGATCAACTTGGTGTACGGAGAGGTAAAAATCATTAACAGGCACCTTTATCCTATTTTCTTCCATTTATCAATAGCTGACCCTTGTATATATTCATACTGTTCAGATCAGTGTGACAAACTAGTGGAGGCATTGTGTAGGAAACAAAATCATTCCCTTTCAGAAAACACATCCTTGCCTGTAAATGATAAGTCATCAGACGAACTTGACTTGAGAATCGCAAGCGTGCTTCAAAGTTCTGGTTATCATGCTGATGATGGTTTCTGGAGTGAACCTACAAAGTCTGAGGTCTCAGACGATAAAAGACATGTGGCTATAGTCACCACAGCAAGTTTACCATGGATGACAGGAACAGCAGTTAATCCATTGTTCCGTGCAGCATATCTCGCAAAAGGTACTAGACAAGATGTGACACTGGTAGTGCCTTGGCTTTGCAAATCAGACCAAGAACTGGTATACCCAAATAGCATGACGTTCAGTTCACCAGAAGAGCAGGAAACTTATATAAGGAGCTGGCTGGAGGAAAGACTAGGATTTGAATCAAACTTCAAGATATCCTTTTATCCTGGCAAGGTTACATTTAATGTGTATTATGTCAAATACTCAAATTCGATATTTTCAATGACTTGATATTGACATGTTATATGTTTTACAGTTCTCAAAAGAGCGGCGTAGCATCATTCCAGCTGGTGATACGTCTCAGTTCATACCGTCAAGAGAAGCTGATATAGCAATATTGGAAGAACCAGAACATCTCAATTGGTATCATCATGGGAAACGCTGGACTGACAAGTTCAACCATGTTGTTGGTGTAGTTCATACAAACTACCTGGAATATATCAAGAGAGAGAAGAATGGAGCTCTTCAGGCCTTTCTAGTTAAACACATCAACAATTGGGTGACCAGAGCATACTGTGACAAGGTACTTTGTATAGCTTAGTTGTTTTGTTAATTACACGGATGCCCATGAACACTCCTAATGTTATTCATCTATAGGTCTTACGTCTTTCTGCAGCAACTCAAGATTTACCAAAGTCTATTGTTTGCAATGTTCATGGTGTTAACCCAAAGTTcctgaagattggagaagaaATAACTGCCAATAGGGGGAGTGGGGAGCCTCCATTTTCCAAGGGAGCATATTTTCTTGGGAAGATGGTTTGGGCCAAAGGTTATAGGGAACTCATAGATTTGATGGCTAAACATAAAAGCGACTTAGAAGGATTCAAGTTAGATGTATACGGAAGTGGTGAGGACTCGCAAGAAGTTCAATCCACTGCCAGGAGGTTAGATTTGAGTCTCAATTTTTTCAAGGGAAGGGATCATGCTGATAATTCACTCCATGGGTACGTATCAAACAAGAAACTTTAAGGCAATTGTCAAAGATAATTAATTCTGTATTCCACTTTTTTTTGTTGATTACTGATGCTGCCATTTGCTGTTTGTA is a genomic window of Zea mays cultivar B73 chromosome 5, Zm-B73-REFERENCE-NAM-5.0, whole genome shotgun sequence containing:
- the LOC100272272 gene encoding Basic leucine zipper 34 yields the protein MSRSPHLPPRCPPLGPQITRRDDSMFTQSCRFPSGDTFFSEPPCWLDDLLADSGKAPKLPPLRRACSDSDAILDALSTFESPICRIEEGNQISGGEADDLLDAGEGGESGSVVEASCVYGPNSPRQKSRLTTSESSMVNAVLENVPSNPLQYLSIDASSGMNGNVANGTADTCDAFGHPDQDKSFKRRSGQRSRVRKLQYIAELERTVDSLQNIGADLAVRVSSLFQLHNALSMENKQLRIQISSLQRAKLIKDGQTQALKNEAERLKRMSARRSRSATASCYDPGSFSFGADASSVSWQMPDMARLSLNGGSPRGSYGL
- the LOC100286172 gene encoding digalactosyldiacylglycerol synthase 1 (The RefSeq protein has 5 substitutions compared to this genomic sequence) → MEARASPRPSVSIGGGGGFGAGRGDGSAFSFLSKGWREVRDSATADLRLMRARADSLRTLADRELEHLLASASTALTSAPPPPLAAGAPIAEFEFVRTRIQPKISELRRRYVSQERELGRRVLEGWAPRGAGKPARARVDLSGITAIRNAIVSEVDGGERWRRVVWNGEAEEGKEWEVLRIIRDGIKEFERRSQTKEIFEGLRSTGELVEKFKSSLKSFNMESQGSKEIQPLDLPEILANLVRQSEPFLDQLGVRRDQCDKLVEALCRKQNHSLSENTSLPVNDKSSDELDLRIASVLQSSGYHADDGFWSEPTKSEVSDDKRHVAIVTTASLPWMTGTAVNPLFRAAYLAKGTRQDVTLVVPWLCKSDQELVYPNSMTFSSPEEQETYIRSWLEERLGFESNFKISFYPGKFSKERRSIIPAGDTSQFIPSREADIAILEEPEHLNWYHHGKRWTDKFNHVVGVVHTNYLEYIKREKNGALQAFLVKHINNWVTRAYCDKVLRLSAATQDLPKSIVCNVHGVNPKFLKIGEEITANRGSWEPPFSKGAYFLGKMVWAKGYRELIDLMAKHKSDLEGFKLDVYGSGEDSQEVQSTARRLDLSLNFFKGRDHADNSLHGYKVFINPSISDVLCTATAEALAMGKFVICAEHPSNEFFMSFPNCLTYKTSEEFVARVKEAMDREPQPLTPEQRYNLSWEAATERFMEYSDLDKVLNNEAAQPGQGRKRKNKRTSQPNLSDIMDGGLALAHRCLTGNEVLRLATGAIPGTRDYDKQHCVDMGLLPPQVQHPVYGW